CTATCATTCCATAATTTCCCTTCATATAAGACAGTCATGTGGAGGATAAAGCGAACAATAACACCACGAACCTCATTCAtacgtaaattaaattacgaaACGGTTCTGCGTCGTTTTCCTGCTTGATAGTTCTTTGTGAGGGAGATTATGTGAAGCGAGCACTGGCATggcaatgaaaaatattataatatatagtcaatacttcatttattttatagtagcATCAGTTTCTATAACATCTCGTAAATTGCCAATAAAATGTGGGTAATATGATATGTGATGGCGTTACTTTAATTGCAACATAATATACGATCAATGCGATTGACCAGTGAGTGGCTATTATTGCTTCTACAGGCTCATTGAAATTGTGGTAccgaattttaattaaatccagCAAACGACCTTTTGTGACTtgcatttttaacaatttacaaaacgattaaattttgttgattaatgattttatattatgatcgGGAGCAGGTCGTGAGTGCCGGTCGGTACGCTAAGTATCAAAGTAGTAAGTAGTAACTTGGTAGCAAAGTAGTGTACTGAAAACAAGGAGTGGAGAAAACTCTATGAAACATTTTAGCCTTCGGTAACACTTCTTAAATTGCAACCGTTCCTCTTATTCAACGCCGCTCGAATAGGTTTAGTGTAGCATTTATTTAAGACTGATTTCGTTTGCttcaataataagatattcctgtttatttgtttttcgcAGTAAATACTTTCTCTAGATTACTTCCTTTTATGAAAAGaatgtacttaaaataaaaaagaaagagtaAAACATCACATGTGCTTATTGTTCGGTGCTCCATATTTATTGACTTGGGCAACAACTTCGACTtgacttaattttttcttattaaagtCAGTTTActttcctacttatattatttataattagttattagTAACTcgttaaatgaaatgttaacAGGACATATTTTGTGCTGATTTTGGATTAtatcactatatatatatttttaatccattgcattattaaaaaaaaaatgtatacgtACAACCAATCtgatgttttgtataattttaataaagggACATTTCTgctacaattaattatatcttttgttattacaatataatagagTTTTATATCGCATGtgttatgcaataaaatattatcagtaGTGCTCGATAGCAACGACTTGTTTCGATAAACCTTTGCAAAATGTTTGCATGTTTACGCATATCTTACGTATGAGTTGCTCGGAGTTGCATTTTTATggaatatatatagtttattgaaATAGGTTTTACTGTTtgtattatgaatgaaaatcaAAGGACTACGTTTGTTTGTGTAGGTATTGTTGTAAGGTTGTCGTTATGTATGGGAAAGGAATGAGATGCACAACCTTTTTATAATTCTGTatctaaatttaatgttataaaaataaacaaactattaaGTACGTATATTAcgagtttatataaatatcatattgtcTTAGTctgagttaaaaatatatacttagttcAAAGGTtagaatatgaaatattttactccagtatactatataatgttataggTATTTATCAAGACAATTAATTAAGTATCTAGTAATAATcacattattgtattaaaaataaaatgaactaaTTTGACGCttactataataaaacagtacatTTGGTGCTTAGGGAAAACCCGCTGAATCATCTACTAGGtcgtttgtaattataaattcatgggttagttaaaaatattaggttCTTGACTAATTTATGAGGGTTCAAGTACTCTATCTATAGTTAGGTTAGTaacaacacaaaattttataactattttatgtatagaatCTCTGCGAAtacataaatttgattaagttatatatgatttactcgtaaaatatatttacatgaaatGTGCATGTAAAAAAACAGTACAAGGGCTTACTTTGAATCTATTAAattgctataatatttttttttatcaaatatgaGAACATAAAGAGGGTACAATTCGTAGCGTAggtatactttaatataaagatacttataatttttatattaatatcacacTCACtacactatatatatttatatatatatatcacttTGTTTTCTATATAGCTAATCCAAGATCCAGGAAGCTATTCCAAGAATCATCTATTATATaacagtaattttatattttattcaaaaaatgcAATTCTTTCCAAATAGTttcttctctttttatttaaatctcttTCTTTATACTTAATACTATTCTAACAAGATTCAAGTAAATTACCCTTTTACCACATCGTTTTCCACACCCTTGCAATTCAGTGATTAATCATTAATGATAAGGGTAAGGCATATTCCTAACCTTTAAAACGTTTTGTGTTGGGTACGTTAAGTTCTCGAAGCATTGCTgcgtataattatttaatgagtaTCTAATAAAGACCAGCTTGTGCTACTTCTTTTATTGGGAATGTAATAATCATTGTATTCTAATCCTGAggatattaacatatttactaACATGCATACTGTACCACATATAAAATGTCCGTGTTGTGTATTATGTTGTAAAATTACTACACCGTAGGGGAGTCcctaattaagaaaaaaatatgttaattactaTCACACTATCGTAATATTACTCAATTGATAATACTCTAGAAATGTTTACAAACATTGCAGTCAATGTATTACATGAGTTGCTATATGATAACGAGAATTCCCCTTTTACACTGACAACAATAGCTTACAATTGTGACTCAAGTATATAAGCTTCATGCATCGGGCATCTCATTACAATTGATTGAGCGCTCTTGCCGATAACTtcgataaacaataaataataacaacaatgaAATTGTTCGTGGTCCTGGTTCTGGCTGCAGCGGCGGTGATGGAGACGCAGGCCGTCACCTTCACAAGATGTCAGCTGGTGCAGCAATTAAGGAGTCATGGCTTCCCAGAAAACAAGATGAGAGATTGTGAGTAGcaatttgttataatgaagacccgtttccttttcctcgcccgtcccagttcattcctttttttcaataaattttacttatccTTTTCTCTTTACAAGCGGGCAGCGCCTTCGCAGAGTTCGCAGAGTTCtgtctctgcaaatgtttatgggagGTGGTGATCGCTATCCTAAGGCGACCAACCAACTCAGATGcataaaaaagaacattaaTGGAACATATAGttaaaatcgatttttcatataaatccgATTATGTACCATAGAAAATTGACTATCATAAGTTGCTTATTATGTTTTCAGGGGTTTGCCTCGTTGAGAACGAGAGCGGGCGCAACACCAGCAAAGTGGGTACCGTTAACAAAAACGGCTCTCGCGACTACGGGCTTTTCCAGATAAACGACAAGTACTGGTGCAGCAACACGAGCACCCCCGGCAAGGACTGCAACGTCACTTGTAACCGTTAGTAtgcatttttgtatgtagTATGAGCGTGGTGAATTACTCTTACTAGGAATAGCCTACAGCCTTAGGCGAAAATACTGCTATTACCCCTGTTTTACTGATCGCttttgatttaaatgaaagcaTTTAAAGCCTACTATGTTTTACTCAACCGATTccttttctattaatttccAAAGCAATGCAGGATCGCTCGGTTTTGAGGTGAAGCTGTAAAAGAGGACGCTAATGATACAAACGTTGCTCATAAACGTATGatgataaaacatacataacatacattatcgcttaccatcagaccaaaaaaaaaatcatgtcttttttttttttttttatgttacagtctgcaatggagctggtgggacgcctgatggtaagcgctaccaccgcccatgaacatttggagtggcataaggtccattgcagaccttacgcctctacaaatggattgccgactttttgggaagggattaagaaaggattggcgataggaataaaggaaaggactgggaagggtaaggaaagggatatgggcctccggctcccccactcaccaaacgaaacacagcagaatgctatttcacgccggtcttctgtgggggtgtggtacttccccggtgcgagctggcccaattcgtgccgaagcgtgctcgactaccacatagaaatctataacattcataatattagttcgcagtattttaaatgtagtcggaatttaattcattcaaataattccAGAATTGTTGACTGACGACATCTCGAAAGCAGCAACATGCGCCAAGAAGGTGTTCAAGCGCCACGGCTTCAACGCGTGGTACGGCTGGAAGAATCACTGCCAAGGAGCTTTGCCTGACATCAGCTCCTGTTAAACTCAccattattgttaaaatccCCGTattatacgaataaaaattaagtaatagtAAGCGATATAATGCTGCGGTGAAGTATAATAAGAAAAGTGCATTTGTGACATTTGCAATTTTCAAGTCGAACAGCGTTAATTCCCTTCTGGTGCACTAGCaatttgaattacattttagtactctataaaagtattaaattaagatatcttatattaaaaaatattgccgTTTATTTGGAATCCTATTTCATGTCATTTAGTTAATTATGTattcgattaaaataataaagacgtAACTAGTAAAACCTAATGATGTTCATCATTATTGTCTAAACATATTGAAATCCCTGGTCGTCGCATATTATGTTAcatgaaaaacataattaagtgAAAGCAATgcgatgaaataattaattgattaaggAAAACTAAcagttcaaattaaataagctttttattaaacattaggATAACTGTTTGCTTTTAagttatttcgttttttttttgttatgttcgTCCCacaaacattgtattttttgctaAGAATGTGCGCGATGAAGCAGTCTAGTACTTGTGAAGATATGAATAGAAACTAGgatatattcttttatacatatttcgcTTCTAAAAAGTGTACATTCCGTGCGTAAGTTATAATTATCACATAATGAAAATGACTTTCTCTAAAGAATTAAGTATTCATTCGAATCGAGTAAAATTTCAtctgatgttttatttagcgTAAAaggcttaaaaataaaatttataaacacagtCAAATTGGTAACCtcctttatttttgaattcggctaaaatacatattttaaaattataacgtatcttttataattaaaatcgaaATACTCTTCACAATAACCAGTTTTTGTATTTCCTTTACCTCTCTAGAATCTCGCTACTTCCACAAACGTAAACTACATCcactatgttatttattaaaccgCTGTGTATTATTCCCCTTACGCACTATTAAGCTTTCGTTTTCctcagtttaattattttgtccCCACACAACATGAATTGACGAAATTTACCTCGTATGGAACGTCACGCGATGTCTCTTACACTTAATCTGTACTATATAAGACAGTCTGGctgagaaatattttatacattttctggTTCTTATAATCAATGCATGTATTGGTTCtgcttttataatgaaattcgTCGTTTCGTTTTTGACGCTGCTTGCGATCGGTAGCTTTGAAACCGAGGCCTATACATTTTCGAGATGTGAATTGGTTAGAAATTTAAGGTGGCACGGCATACCAGAAAACAAAATGAGAGATTGTAAGTAATtttacggttttttttttacaattttaactgTCCTTTTTTCCTTAATTGTAAGtggtaaattataaagaaaagaaaaacagaaTAGAAATGgcatatgtaaaaataatattaagctaAACTTTTATGatctattcaatattaaaaacagaagAAAAAAGCTTTAAAACGTAAAGAAAAATCTGAAAAAGCTTACCTCAAAACTGACTGAGCCCTAGGCGTTAgcttatatttctattaaaactgtaaatttaacattttattaattcatgaataaatatttcaactttCAGGGGTATGTTTGGTAGAGAAAGAGAGTAGCCGCAAAACAGACGCAATCGGAATGCAAAATTCAGACGGATCATGGGACCACGGCTTGTTTCAAATCAATGACAGATATTGGTGCAACCGCGGCGGCTGGCCGGGGAAGGACTGCAATGTATCTTGTGACCGTGAGTACATAGATTTTTACTAGAatactttatataacttttgttTAAGACTTAGATTACTGTGATGGCCGATATTTAAAGTGAAAAGTCTATGGTGTTATGACCTTAAGCTGTGATTGTGTTTTAGGcgtttttgctttatttttattagaatttgattataacttttaaatacacgtttttaattataacggCTACGTTGCTGGAGTTAGTCgcagtaaaatatattgtaatgattATAGCCTGCATTTGGAACAAATATGTAATGTGGAAGCCGGAAGGGAGACAAGCAAGCAAGCGAAGTTATCTATGCTATGTTTTAGTATCTGTAAATAGTTGGGAGGCTACAAAGAGGCATAGGCTAATTTTACTGATGTGAAACAGCCCATTCTCACCGGAATCTCTTATGACCACGTGGTCAGAAATTTAGCAAATGCATGTTTCAGAGCTCCGAAGTGCCGATATAACAGAAGCAGTGAGATGTGCTAAGAAGATCTTCGCCCGCCACGGTTTTTCTGCGTGGGTCGCTTGGCGAAATTATTGCCAAGGCGCCCTACCACACATTAGTCATTGTTAAATACATAGTGTTTATATCTAGAACATTCTAGACTACTAGCGAGGATATCGTCTATAATATAAGTCTAATTTCAATAGTTTATTAAGTACGGCCATTGTGAtgaatgattttgaaaattaaagattttctgTCTGGCTGTTTTGTAGGATTTAGGTAGCATTTTAATGCCAACGTTATGAGAATAGTGcctattaaaaattgtgtttaaatttcCTAAATTAACTatgtttttacttaaatatattgcagttaaatgatttatatgttttgGATTCGACAAAATATAGTCATACTTTTGAAAGGagtataaaatcataataatttcttagGAATTtccttgttatttatttattggtccCTTTTGTACGAATTGTATATTTCCCTGTTGAACACAGTTTTATACTTTAGACTGAACTTTTATTTCGCAATAACAAACACACCTGGTGTGGATGACCtttc
Above is a genomic segment from Zerene cesonia ecotype Mississippi chromosome 19, Zerene_cesonia_1.1, whole genome shotgun sequence containing:
- the LOC119834529 gene encoding lysozyme-like, which encodes MKFVVSFLTLLAIGSFETEAYTFSRCELVRNLRWHGIPENKMRDWVCLVEKESSRKTDAIGMQNSDGSWDHGLFQINDRYWCNRGGWPGKDCNVSCDQLRSADITEAVRCAKKIFARHGFSAWVAWRNYCQGALPHISHC
- the LOC119834530 gene encoding lysozyme-like; translated protein: MKLFVVLVLAAAAVMETQAVTFTRCQLVQQLRSHGFPENKMRDWVCLVENESGRNTSKVGTVNKNGSRDYGLFQINDKYWCSNTSTPGKDCNVTCNQLLTDDISKAATCAKKVFKRHGFNAWYGWKNHCQGALPDISSC